The DNA window GATTATGAAGTGCGTTATCGTCATGTCAAAGGGCCCGACAATGAATGGTTTGTTGCCGCTGTTTTAAAATTATTGCCATCAACGATTGAAGAAGGGCAGGAAAAAATCAAAGCCTTACTCCGTCAACGTGGGGAAAGTCAACCGATGGGGTTGCCAAGCTGTGGCTCTGTATTTCGCAATCCTGCGAATGATTATGCAGCGCGTTTAATTGAAAAAGCAGGCTGGAAAGGGCGTGGCGTTGGTGGGGCTTATGTGTCAGAAAAACACGCTAATTTTATTATTAATCAAAAAGCAGCAACTGCGGCAGATGTTGAGGCATTGATTGAACAAATTATTCTTTCGGTGGAACAGCAAAGCGGTGTGCGTTTAATTCCTGAAGTGCGTATTGTTGGAGAATATGCCACGACTAAGCCTTTTATGAGTGAAACACCCTCATCATAGAGCTATAAATTCGTTTAAAATCATCTGATTGTTATTGCAAAAATAGCTGTAACTTTGTGATTCAATCAGCGGATATAACATAAAATTCATTCAATTTACTGAGTCTTAAAAACACAATGAATGTGAATACAGCACAGTGGGGCAAAGTTGCGGTTTTAATGGGGGGGACATCCGCAGAACGTGAAGTGTCCTTAAAAAGCGGACGAGCCATTTTAAATGCTTTATTAAATCAGGGAATTGATGCAATTGGCATTGATACAGGAACAGGTAATTTATTAGAAAAATTAACCGAAACGATTATTGATCGTGTGTTTATTGCCCTACATGGACGCGGTGGGGAGGATGGCACAATACAAGGCTTTTTAGACCGTTTGGGAATTCCCTATACAGGCAGTGGTGTTTTAGGCTCTGCCCTCGCAATGGATAAATATCGCACTAAGTTAGTATGGCAAGGTGCTGATTTACCAACCCCGCCTTATGTGTTACTCACAGAAAAAACAGATTTATCTGCGGTTGCTGAACGCTTAGGCTTTCCTTTAATGGTAAAGCCTGCAAGCGAAGGCTCTAGCGTGGGAATGAGTAAGGTAACGTCTGTTGTGGAAATGCAACAAGCGTGGCAATTAGCACGGCAATTTGATCAAGTGGTTATCGCTGAAAAATACATTAGTGGTGTAGAATATACAGCCAGCATTGTACAAAACCAAGCATTACCACTGATACGCTTAGAAACACCCCGCGTATTTTATGATTACGAAGCAAAATATAGTGATAACACACAAACCCGTTATATTTGCCCCTCAGGACTTGCCCCCGACCAAGAGCAAGCTCTGCAACAATTAGCCTTGCAAGCCTTTCAAATTATCGGCGCGACGGGGTGGGGACGGGTTGATTTAATGTGTGATGCAACAGGGAAAGCATGGTTATTAGAAGTAAATACTGTACCAGGTATGACAGATCATAGTCTTGTTCCTATGGCTGCCAATGCTGTTGGCATCGACTTTGAGCATTTAGTGTTACAAATCTTAGCAAGCACATGAAAAAAACTTTGTCTGTACGCGGTAGGCGCACAGAACGCTCAGTGACTAAACGGCATAAACAAGCCCGACGCACAGCGACGACTATCACTATTCCCAGTTTGCAACCGCTCCTTGATTATTTACAACAAGGGGGCAACCTTGTCATTCAAGGAATTGATATTGTTAGCCCTTATTTGCTGAACTATTGGAAAAATATTTTATTTATTCTCTTTATCATAGGTATTCTGTTGGGGAGCGTGTTTTGGTTACAAAATCCGCACAATATGCCTATTCGCACGGTCACGATTGAAGGTAATCAGCGCGTTAGTACACAGAGCATCCGTGAAGCGGTCGCGCCCTATGTGACAGGTGGACTCTGGCAAGTCAATGAATCTGCTATTCAAACAGCATTAATGCAGATTGCATGGATAGCTACCGTACAGATTGAACCGCAATGGATGGATACCTTATTGATTAAAATAGAAGAGCATCAAGCTGTTGGTTATTGGCAAGATGTTGATAATGTAGAAAACCCTACCGCAAAAGGTTATGTCCGTTTAGTCAGTGACAAGGGACTTGTATTTGATGTTCCAGAACAACCGTTGAATCTACCTCAATTACAAAGTGCTGCAGATAATACGCAAGAAGCGGTTGAACTCTATCGTATGGCAAATGCCCAGCTACAAGCTAAAAACCTAGAGATTAAGGCATTTGGCTGTAACCAACGTTATGCGTGGTATATTATCCTTAATAATGGCATCAAATTATTGCTAGGGCGGGGCGGTAATATGTCTCGTTTACAGCATTTTTTAGCAATTTACGATAAATTAACGACCCAGTTTCCACTTTGTTCAACAGGTTCAGCCTCCAAAAAAAGCAAGAAACCCCCAACAACTTGTCAACCAGCAATCAGTAAAAACGTGAAACTCATTGCAGATTTACGTTATACCAACGGCGTTGCAGTACGCTTGGCTCAGTAGAGCGAGGAATAAAATGGCAAAAGATAAAAACTTAATCGTAGGTTTAGATATTGGCACTTCTAAAGTAGTTGCCATTGTTGGAGAGGTTTCCCCAGAAAGTAATGAAGTGGAAATTATCGGCATTGGACAACATCCTTCACGGGGATTAAAAAAAGGAGTCGTCGTCAATATTGAATCTACGGTGCATTCTATTCAGCGCGCCGTTGAAGAAGCAGAATTGATGTCAGGCTGTGAAATTCATTCCGTTTTTACAGGAATTTCAGGCAGTCACATTCGCAGTATGAATTCTCATGGGATTGTGGCTATTCGTGATAAAGAAGTCACACAAGACGATATTGATCGGGTTTTAGATGCTGCTAGAGCCGTTGCAATTCCTGCCGACCAAAAAATTATTCATGTTCTCCCACAAGAATTTGTCATTGATAATCAAGAAGGTGTCCGTGAACCGATTGGTATGTCTGGGGTGCGTTTAGAAGCAAAAGTGCATTTAGTCTCTGGCGCGGTCAGTGCCGCACAAAATATCGTCCGCTGCGTCCGTTTATGTGGTTTAGAAGTAGATGACATCATCTTGCAACAACTGGCTTCTAGTGAAGCCGTATTGACAGAAGATGAAAAAGATTTAGGCGTTTGTCTTGTCGATGTTGGTGGCGGTACAACCGATATTGCCATTTTTATCGAAGGGGCTATCCGTTACACCGCAGTGATTCCCATTGCAGGCGACCAAGTAACCAATGATATTGCTGTTGCCATGCGCACGCCCACTCAATACGCCGAAGAAATTAAAATTAAATATGCTTGTGCCTTAGCCAATCTTGCCAACGCCGATGAAATGATTGAAGTTCCCAGCGTTGGCGCACGTCCCCCGCGCTATTTAGCCCGCCAAACCCTCGCCGATGTGGTAGAACCCCGTTATGAAGAATTATTTACCCTTGTTCAGTCGGTTTTACGGCGTAGTGGTTATGAAGATTTAATTGCAGCTGGTTTAGTCATTACAGGCGGTAGTGCCAAAATGGATGGCGTGGTTGAATTAGCCGAAGAAGTTTTCCATATGCCTGTTCGGATTGGTTATCCGCGTTATGTTTCAGGGCTGGTGGATGTCGTGCGTAATCCCATGCACGCAACAGGTGTCGGATTGTTACTTTTCGGACATCATCATCGTCATGAACGCTTATCGGATATCACCCACAATCAGGGAGGATTTAAAACCATGTTCACGCGGATGAAAAACTGGTTTCAAGGTAATTTCTAAAAAATATCAAACAGCTAGCAATATAATAGAGCTTTGGTATTCATCATCAATTTTTGTATAAAACAAGCAAGATACCCTTAAGTAAGGCGGAATGGCATAATTTCTGCGATAGCACACATAAGAAAAAAATCTGCCACCCGCACAGAATATCTTGCTATAAAGCTATAATTCGGATTAGATTAAAAAGATTCTAAACAGTTATTATGACCATGCGCTTGCGCATAGGAGGTTTTTATTGTGTTTGAATTAATGGATACTTTTAGCCAAAACGCTGTGATTAAAGTCATCGGCGTTGGTGGTGGTGGTGGCAATGCTGTTGAACATATGCTCTCAGGCAACATCGAAGGGGTTGAATTTATTTGCGCCAATACAGACGCGCAAGCCCTACGTAACTCCTCCGCCCGCACGGTTTTACAATTAGGCACAGATGTCACTAAAGGTTTAGGTGCAGGTGCAAATCCTGAAGTAGGTCAACAATCCGCGTTAGAAGATAGGGAACGCATCATGGCAGTGCTAGAAGGTACTGACATGGTTTTCATTACTGCGGGGATGGGGGGCGGTACAGGTACAGGGGCTGCTCCTGTTGTTGCACAAGTTGCTAAAGAGTTAGGGGTATTAACCGTTGCCGTTGTGACTCGCCCCTTCCCTTTCGAAGGTAAAAAACGGTCTTCCATTGCGGAACAAGGTTTAAAAGATTTAGCCCAACATGTCGACTCCTTAATTGTCATTCCCAATGAAAAACTCTTAAGCGTTTTAGGCAAAGATGCCAGCTTATTAGAAGCGTTTAAGGCAGCAAATAATGTTCTTTATAGTGCGGTTCAAGGGATTTCTGAACTCATTACCCGTCCTGGTTTAATCAACGTTGACTTTGCAGACGTAAAAACCGTTATGCAAGAAATGGGGATGGCAATGATGGGAACAGGGAAAGCAAAAGGTGAAGGTCGGGCACGCAAAGCTGCAATGGAAGCAATCTCCAGCCCCTTATTAGAAGATATCGACCTTTCTGGTGCACGCGGTATTCTCGTCAATATGACCGCAGGTTTAGACTTAACCATCGGCGAATTTGAAGAAATGGGCGATGTGATTGAAGAATTTGCCTCTGAAAATGCGACCGTTGTTGTCGGTACTGTTTTAGACCCAGAGATTAAAGAAGAATTACGTGTAACTGTGATTGCGACAGGGGTAAGCCAACAAAATAGCGGCGTACATTTTGCCGCAAATCGTCAGGCTCAAGCCGAAACTCGCACCTCAGCCACGAATGTCAAAACCTTACCGTTCACTAATAGCAAGAGTATTCCCGCCGAGCGCGAACGCTCCAATGAACGTGTTGCTAACAAAATGGATGATTACAAAGACTATGACAAGTCTCCCCTCGTTCGCCGACAAGTCGATGGTCACGAAAAAAGTTTAGAACATGCAGATAATAACCATCCTAGCGAAACCTATTTAGATATCCCCGCGTTCTTACGTCGACAAGCGGACTAAGTCAACCGATTCGGTGGCATAATACTGTTTAGTATGTTTATTAAAACGAGAGGGACAGTGATACAAGCCAAATGGCATCAACTTGTCCCTGCTTGTTTTTTTAATGCCTAGCGTTTATTTATGACTAAGCGTAATATATTGACAGACAGTCAATTAAGGTTTTTGTTGCAATGCAACAAAAAGGCATACCGTTTTTGACATGAATATGCTAAGGTGCATTTCAATTATTTTCTATTTGTACGATTCGCCTTATCTCACTTCAATGAATCAGTATTGTTTTACAGTTTGGTATAAAAATTTCATACTGGCTTAATAGTGAATAAAATATCATTTACATATTTTAAGCAATTAGTTAATTACCTTAAATAATTAAGTAGTTAAAGTTATCGTGATGGTTAGTTATTGGCTACTTGTGTTCTTGTGGAGATATAAAAAACAATGATAAAGCAACGCACCTTGAAGAATGTGATTCGAGCCACGGGGGTTGGCTTGCACACAGGTGAAAAGGTCTTTCTTACCCTACGCCCTGCTGCGCCGAATACGGGTATTGTTTTTCGACGTACAGATATATCTCCGCCTGTTGATATTGTTGCACATGCGGAACGTGTTGGAGATACCCGCCTCTCGACAACGCTCATTCATGGCACTACAAAAGTTTCAACTGTTGAACATCTCTTATCGGCATTTGCAGGTTTAGGTATTGACAATGCATATGTCGACATCAGCGCGCCTGAAGTACCTATTATGGACGGAAGTGCAGGACCTTTTGTATTTTTAATCCAATCAGCGGGTATTGAAGAACAAAACGCAGCCAAGCGTTATATTCGGATTAAACGCAAAGTACAGGTTCAACAAGGGGATAAATGGGCAAAGTTTGAACCTTTTGACGGCTTTAAAGTGAGTTTTCGCATTGCATTTGATCACCCCGTCTTTAAGCGGACACGCCAATATGCCGAAATGGATTTTGCAAAAACCTCTTTTGTAAAAGAAATCAGTCGTGCCCGTACCTTTGGTTTTATGCACGAAATTGAATTGTTGCGCGAAAATAAATTGGCACTGGGTGGCAGCTTAGACAATGCGATTGTGGTTGATGACTATCGAATTTTAAATGAAGATGGGTTGCGTTACGACGATGAATTTGTCCGTCACAAAATTTTAGATGTTTTAGGGGATATTTACTTATTAGGGCATGGATTAATCGGTGCATTTAGCGGCTATAAATCGGGTCATGAATTAAATAATTTATTGCTTAGAACATTGCTTGCCGATGAAAAAGCTTGGGAATTAGTGACTTTTGATGATGAGCAGGCGCGTTCTTTGCCTGTTGGTTGCCTTCAACCCTTATCTGTATGACGCGCTAACCGTAATAAAACCGTCCGTAATCCTTGATCTTTTAAACTATGGGCTACATTTTGCAGAAGCATCGCCGTTTCCGTTGATAAATGGGGACGGCGTTTAATCAGTGAGGCAGGTGAGGGAGTTATCACCTCTCGATTGACCGAGCGCACTTTAATGTCTAGCTTTTGAATTCGTAGCCCTTGTAAGTAAGGATCAGTCAATCCACGCTGTAAAATCTCATCACTTAAATAGCGCAACCGCGTTGCATAGGGTGCGTTGTCTGCCCAAATAATTAAGCGATGATCGCGAACATTTACCACCCTGCAATGACTACGCAATGCTAAGGGTAAATATGCCTTAAACGCTCGATCTATTTGTTGCAATGCAGTACAACGTTCAATCAGTGTATGCACAAGATGATGTGATTGTTGCAAAATTTGTGAAACGCTTTTCATAACTAATCAATGCGAAAAAGTGATATTGATATGCATCATTCTAGCTGATTTCTGCTAAGCATACTGCTTTTTATCAATCATGCCTCTCCCTACTGCTTGATTTCTTAATAAAGAGAAGGATAATTGCGCTTTTTTTGTCAGCAATAAGCCTATTACGGTAAACTATGCAGATTAAACACGCGATTTATGTGTTGGATGTTGCATAACTGATACATCTAAAACGGTTTTTTAGTTGCTTGCTTATAAACAACATGAAACTTTTCCGCTTTTCAGCCCCAATTTAACAGATATTAACAACCCATGTTAGGAAACCTGCTAAAAAAAATCTTCGGTAGCCGTAATGAACGGCTGGTCAAACGCATGATGAAGACAGTAGAGCAAATTAACGCGCTCGAGTCTGATATCAGTCGCTTAAGTGATGATGAACTCCGTCACAAAACCGTGGAGTTTCGGGAACGATTAGCAAAGGGAGCGACTTTAGATGATTTGCTGCCTGAAGCATTCGCCGTCGTTCGTGAAACGGGTAAGCGTGTTCTTAACATGCGCCACTTTGATGTGCAGTTAATCGGTGGGATGGTCTTACATCACGGCAAAATCGCAGAAATGCGCACAGGGGAAGGTAAGACCCTCATGGCGACTTTGCCTGCCTATTTAAATGCCTTATCAGGTTTAGGCGTGCATATCGTAACGGTTAACGATTATTTGGCTCGGCGCGACGCGGAATGGATGGGGCGAATTTATCGCTTTTTAGGCATGAGCGTTGGTGTCATTGTGCCAAATATGGCACCTGAAGAAAAACGTGAAGCTTATACCGCAGATATTACTTACGGCACGAATAACGAATTTGGTTTTGATTACTTACGCGACAATATGGCGTTTAGCGTTGCAGACAGAATGCAACGAAAATTAAATTATGCCATCGTCGACGAAGTGGACTCGATTTTAATTGACGAAGCGCGTACCCCGTTGATTATTTCAGGGCCAACCGACGATAATTCAGAGTTATATCAACATATTAATCGAATAGTTCCCCAGCTAAAACCTCAAGCCCGTGAACCGCACAAAGATGATGAGGAAGAAATTCCAGGGGATTACTACGTTGATGAAAAAGCCAAACAAGTTTTAATCAGTGATGAAGGGCATCAACATATTGAAGAATTATTGATGCGTGAAGGCTTATTAAGTGAAGGAGAAAGCCTTTACGACTCCGCTAACATCAGCAAAATGCACCATGTCCATGCTGCCTTACGCGCGCATACCTTATTCCAACGTAATGTTGATTACATCGTCAAAGATGGGCAAATCATCATTGTGGACGAATTTACAGGGCGCACGATGCCTGGTCGGCGTTGGTCAGAAGGCTTACATCAAGCGGTAGAAGCCAAAGAAGGCGTACCTGTTCAAAACGAAAACCAGACATTAGCGTCTATCACGTTCCAAAACCTATTCCGTTTATACAAAAAACTCTCAGGGATGACAGGGACAGCAGACACAGAAGCCTATGAGTTTCAACAAATCTATGGATTAGAGGTTGTCGTTATTCCCACCCATCGTCCGATGGTTCGGAAAGACATGGGCGACTTGGTGTATTTGACCAAACAAGAAAAATACAAAGCCATTCTTACTGATATTCAGGACTGTCAAAAACGCGGACAGCCCGTCTTAGTTGGGACTGCTTCTATCGAAAGTTCTGAAACCCTTTCTCAATTTTTAACGCAAGAAGGGATTCAACACCAAGTTTTAAATGCGAAATACCACGAGCAAGAAGCCTATATTATTGCCCAAGCGGGGCGAGTTGGTGCAGTAACTATCGCAACCAATATGGCAGGGCGCGGAACGGACATTATTCTCGGCGGTAACGTTGAAATTGAAATCCAGAAATTACGGGCAGAAGGCTTGTCTGAAGAAGAATTACAAGCGAAAGAAGTTGAATTACGAACTGCATGGAAAACCCAACATCAAGCCGTGTTAGACAGTGGTGGTCTGCATATTATTGGTACAGAACGCCATGAATCCCGCCGTATCGATAACCAATTACGCGGTCGTTCAGGACGACAAGGGGATAATGGCTCTAGCCGCTTCTATTTATCTTTAGAAGACAATTTAATGCGGATTTTTGCCTCTGACCGTATCACAGGACTGATGCAAAAGCTTGGCATGGAAGCTGGTGAGGCTATCGAACATCCATGGGTGAGTAAAGCCATTGAAAATGCGCAACGAAAAGTAGAAGGACGTAACTTCGATATTCGTAAACAATTGTTAGAATATGATGATGTGGCAAACGACCAGCGGAAAGTGGTTTACGAACAACGTAATGAACTGATGGAAAGCGAAAATGTTTACGATACCATCCGCGCTATTCGCCTAGACGTACTTAACGAGATTATTGACACCTATATTCCGCCTCAAAGCTTGGATGAACAGTGGAATGTTGAAGGCTTAGAAAAAGCCATAGAAGAAACTTTTGGTGCGCAATTACCAATTCGTCAATGGCTGGATGAAGACCATGAATTACATGAAGCCAGTTTGCGCCAAAAAATTGCGGACCAGTTAGAAGCACGGTATTTAGAAAAAGAACAGCTTGCTGGTGCAGAAGTTCTACGCCATTTTGAAAAAGCAGTGATGTTACAACTCTTAGATTCTCAATGGAAAGAACATTTAGCCGCAATGGATTATCTCCGTCAAGGGATTCATTTACGCGGTTACGCACAAAAAAATCCTAAACAGGAATATAAACGCGAAGCCTTCGAAATGTTTTCCAAACTCTTGGAACGCTTTAAACAAGAAGTAGTTGGCATGGTTTCTAAAGTGCATATTCGCACACAAGCAGAAGTGGATGCTGTGGAAGAAGAACGCCGTAAACAAGCGGCTGCATTGGCATCAATGCAATTCCAACATGCACAAGTTGATGGCTTAACAAATGAACTTACTGAAGTTGCAAGCCCAGCTGAAGAAGCCACCGAAAACAAAGAGCAAGCCTCGCATACCCCTTATGTGCGCCAAGTTCCCAAAGTGGGGCGTAATGAACCATGTCCTTGTGGTTCAGGCAAAAAATATAAACAATGTCACGGTAAATTAGATTAATCTGAGCGAGAGATGCAAACCATTTGTTTGCATCTCTCCTTGTCTATTTGTTCACATCCGTAGTACACATCTACCTCATCTTGTCACATGCTGTTCTTACACTAATACAGCAAAGACCTAAAGATGAGCTATCCCACTTTTGGCTTTCTTTCACCCACACTGGCACGGATATTATGGCTGTCAATTTTCCTCCTTTTCCTGTTTTACACCCTGTCAAAGGCATTAAACTAGGCACTGCATTGGCAAAAATAAAACCCACTGCAACCCGTGACGACATCACTTTATTAGAATTAGCGCCAACCAGCACTTGCGCGACAGTTTTTACCCGTAATGCCTTTTGTGCAGCCCCCGTTACCCTTGCACGCCAACATCTAAAGCAAACCATGCCGCGTTACTTACTCATCAATGCGGGCAATGCCAATGCGGGTACAGGTGAACAAGGACTACAAGATGCATTAGCAACTTGCACAACCTTAGCGACACTCACTCATACCACACCAAATACCATACTGCCCTTTTCTACAGGCGTGATAGGGCAACCGTTACCTGTGGAAAAATTCCGTACCGCGTTACCATTAGCATTACAAACCTTACAAGAAACAGGCTGGCAACAAGCGGCTAATGCCATCATGACCACAGACACCTTGCCAAAAGGTGCGTCCGTGCAAGCAACGCTGCAAGGTCAAACGGTGACGATTACAGGAATTGCCAAAGGCGCAGGGATGATTCGCCCTGATATGGCGACCATGTTGGCATTTATCGCAACCGATGCACAAATACCGCCGACTGTTTTACAAGCCGCCTTAGATATCGCGGTTAATCAAAGTTTTAATCGGATTAGTATTGATGGGGATACATCTACAAATGACGCTTGTGTCTTAGTGGCAAGCGGGCAAAGTGCAATAGGGATTGAGAGTGTAGAACATGCCGATTTCCCCAACTTTGTGCAATTATTAACACAAGTTTGCCAACAATTAGCGCAAATGATTGTCCGCGATGGCGAAGGTGCGACTAAATTTATTAGCATTCAAGTTGAACAAGGGGCAACAGCCCAAGAATGTTTAGCGGTTGCTTATACCATTGCACATTCACCCCTTGTTAAAACAGCGTTTTTTGCCAGTGATGCCAATTGGGGGCGAATTTTAGCCGCCGTAGGACGTGCAGGCTTATCCCAATTAGTTTTAGAAAATATTGTGATTTATTTAGGTGATGTCTGCATTGTCCAACAAGGTGGACGTGCGAATGATTACACTGAAGAGCGTGGACAAGCGGTAATGGCAGAAAGCGATATTACCATTCGCGTGTTATTAGGACGTGGGCAAGCACA is part of the Beggiatoa alba B18LD genome and encodes:
- a CDS encoding D-alanine--D-alanine ligase, translating into MNVNTAQWGKVAVLMGGTSAEREVSLKSGRAILNALLNQGIDAIGIDTGTGNLLEKLTETIIDRVFIALHGRGGEDGTIQGFLDRLGIPYTGSGVLGSALAMDKYRTKLVWQGADLPTPPYVLLTEKTDLSAVAERLGFPLMVKPASEGSSVGMSKVTSVVEMQQAWQLARQFDQVVIAEKYISGVEYTASIVQNQALPLIRLETPRVFYDYEAKYSDNTQTRYICPSGLAPDQEQALQQLALQAFQIIGATGWGRVDLMCDATGKAWLLEVNTVPGMTDHSLVPMAANAVGIDFEHLVLQILAST
- a CDS encoding cell division protein FtsQ/DivIB; its protein translation is MKKTLSVRGRRTERSVTKRHKQARRTATTITIPSLQPLLDYLQQGGNLVIQGIDIVSPYLLNYWKNILFILFIIGILLGSVFWLQNPHNMPIRTVTIEGNQRVSTQSIREAVAPYVTGGLWQVNESAIQTALMQIAWIATVQIEPQWMDTLLIKIEEHQAVGYWQDVDNVENPTAKGYVRLVSDKGLVFDVPEQPLNLPQLQSAADNTQEAVELYRMANAQLQAKNLEIKAFGCNQRYAWYIILNNGIKLLLGRGGNMSRLQHFLAIYDKLTTQFPLCSTGSASKKSKKPPTTCQPAISKNVKLIADLRYTNGVAVRLAQ
- the ftsA gene encoding cell division protein FtsA; this translates as MAKDKNLIVGLDIGTSKVVAIVGEVSPESNEVEIIGIGQHPSRGLKKGVVVNIESTVHSIQRAVEEAELMSGCEIHSVFTGISGSHIRSMNSHGIVAIRDKEVTQDDIDRVLDAARAVAIPADQKIIHVLPQEFVIDNQEGVREPIGMSGVRLEAKVHLVSGAVSAAQNIVRCVRLCGLEVDDIILQQLASSEAVLTEDEKDLGVCLVDVGGGTTDIAIFIEGAIRYTAVIPIAGDQVTNDIAVAMRTPTQYAEEIKIKYACALANLANADEMIEVPSVGARPPRYLARQTLADVVEPRYEELFTLVQSVLRRSGYEDLIAAGLVITGGSAKMDGVVELAEEVFHMPVRIGYPRYVSGLVDVVRNPMHATGVGLLLFGHHHRHERLSDITHNQGGFKTMFTRMKNWFQGNF
- the ftsZ gene encoding cell division protein FtsZ, whose translation is MFELMDTFSQNAVIKVIGVGGGGGNAVEHMLSGNIEGVEFICANTDAQALRNSSARTVLQLGTDVTKGLGAGANPEVGQQSALEDRERIMAVLEGTDMVFITAGMGGGTGTGAAPVVAQVAKELGVLTVAVVTRPFPFEGKKRSSIAEQGLKDLAQHVDSLIVIPNEKLLSVLGKDASLLEAFKAANNVLYSAVQGISELITRPGLINVDFADVKTVMQEMGMAMMGTGKAKGEGRARKAAMEAISSPLLEDIDLSGARGILVNMTAGLDLTIGEFEEMGDVIEEFASENATVVVGTVLDPEIKEELRVTVIATGVSQQNSGVHFAANRQAQAETRTSATNVKTLPFTNSKSIPAERERSNERVANKMDDYKDYDKSPLVRRQVDGHEKSLEHADNNHPSETYLDIPAFLRRQAD
- the lpxC gene encoding UDP-3-O-acyl-N-acetylglucosamine deacetylase: MIKQRTLKNVIRATGVGLHTGEKVFLTLRPAAPNTGIVFRRTDISPPVDIVAHAERVGDTRLSTTLIHGTTKVSTVEHLLSAFAGLGIDNAYVDISAPEVPIMDGSAGPFVFLIQSAGIEEQNAAKRYIRIKRKVQVQQGDKWAKFEPFDGFKVSFRIAFDHPVFKRTRQYAEMDFAKTSFVKEISRARTFGFMHEIELLRENKLALGGSLDNAIVVDDYRILNEDGLRYDDEFVRHKILDVLGDIYLLGHGLIGAFSGYKSGHELNNLLLRTLLADEKAWELVTFDDEQARSLPVGCLQPLSV
- a CDS encoding DciA family protein: MKSVSQILQQSHHLVHTLIERCTALQQIDRAFKAYLPLALRSHCRVVNVRDHRLIIWADNAPYATRLRYLSDEILQRGLTDPYLQGLRIQKLDIKVRSVNREVITPSPASLIKRRPHLSTETAMLLQNVAHSLKDQGLRTVLLRLARHTDKG
- the secA gene encoding preprotein translocase subunit SecA, which translates into the protein MLGNLLKKIFGSRNERLVKRMMKTVEQINALESDISRLSDDELRHKTVEFRERLAKGATLDDLLPEAFAVVRETGKRVLNMRHFDVQLIGGMVLHHGKIAEMRTGEGKTLMATLPAYLNALSGLGVHIVTVNDYLARRDAEWMGRIYRFLGMSVGVIVPNMAPEEKREAYTADITYGTNNEFGFDYLRDNMAFSVADRMQRKLNYAIVDEVDSILIDEARTPLIISGPTDDNSELYQHINRIVPQLKPQAREPHKDDEEEIPGDYYVDEKAKQVLISDEGHQHIEELLMREGLLSEGESLYDSANISKMHHVHAALRAHTLFQRNVDYIVKDGQIIIVDEFTGRTMPGRRWSEGLHQAVEAKEGVPVQNENQTLASITFQNLFRLYKKLSGMTGTADTEAYEFQQIYGLEVVVIPTHRPMVRKDMGDLVYLTKQEKYKAILTDIQDCQKRGQPVLVGTASIESSETLSQFLTQEGIQHQVLNAKYHEQEAYIIAQAGRVGAVTIATNMAGRGTDIILGGNVEIEIQKLRAEGLSEEELQAKEVELRTAWKTQHQAVLDSGGLHIIGTERHESRRIDNQLRGRSGRQGDNGSSRFYLSLEDNLMRIFASDRITGLMQKLGMEAGEAIEHPWVSKAIENAQRKVEGRNFDIRKQLLEYDDVANDQRKVVYEQRNELMESENVYDTIRAIRLDVLNEIIDTYIPPQSLDEQWNVEGLEKAIEETFGAQLPIRQWLDEDHELHEASLRQKIADQLEARYLEKEQLAGAEVLRHFEKAVMLQLLDSQWKEHLAAMDYLRQGIHLRGYAQKNPKQEYKREAFEMFSKLLERFKQEVVGMVSKVHIRTQAEVDAVEEERRKQAAALASMQFQHAQVDGLTNELTEVASPAEEATENKEQASHTPYVRQVPKVGRNEPCPCGSGKKYKQCHGKLD
- the argJ gene encoding bifunctional glutamate N-acetyltransferase/amino-acid acetyltransferase ArgJ translates to MAVNFPPFPVLHPVKGIKLGTALAKIKPTATRDDITLLELAPTSTCATVFTRNAFCAAPVTLARQHLKQTMPRYLLINAGNANAGTGEQGLQDALATCTTLATLTHTTPNTILPFSTGVIGQPLPVEKFRTALPLALQTLQETGWQQAANAIMTTDTLPKGASVQATLQGQTVTITGIAKGAGMIRPDMATMLAFIATDAQIPPTVLQAALDIAVNQSFNRISIDGDTSTNDACVLVASGQSAIGIESVEHADFPNFVQLLTQVCQQLAQMIVRDGEGATKFISIQVEQGATAQECLAVAYTIAHSPLVKTAFFASDANWGRILAAVGRAGLSQLVLENIVIYLGDVCIVQQGGRANDYTEERGQAVMAESDITIRVLLGRGQAQETVWTCDFSYDYVKINAEYRT